One region of Mycolicibacterium lutetiense genomic DNA includes:
- a CDS encoding inorganic diphosphatase — MKFDVVIEIPKGSRNKYEVDHETGRVKLDRYLYTAFGYPADYGFFEDTLGEDGDPLDALVLLPESVFPGCVVEARPVAMFKMTDEAGGDDKLLCVPAGDPRWDHIQDLGDVSQFELDAIKHFFVHYKDLEPGKFVKTADWVGREEAEAELQRSVERFKSSDH; from the coding sequence GTGAAGTTCGACGTCGTCATCGAGATCCCGAAGGGTTCGCGCAACAAGTACGAGGTTGACCACGAGACCGGCCGGGTCAAGCTCGACCGCTACCTCTACACCGCATTCGGCTACCCCGCCGATTACGGGTTCTTCGAGGACACCCTCGGCGAGGACGGCGATCCGCTGGACGCGCTGGTCCTCCTGCCGGAGTCGGTGTTCCCCGGCTGCGTAGTCGAGGCCCGCCCGGTCGCGATGTTCAAGATGACCGACGAGGCCGGCGGCGACGACAAGTTGCTGTGCGTGCCCGCCGGAGATCCGCGCTGGGACCACATCCAGGACCTCGGCGACGTGTCGCAGTTCGAACTCGACGCCATCAAGCACTTCTTTGTGCACTACAAGGACCTGGAGCCGGGCAAGTTCGTCAAGACCGCCGACTGGGTAGGCCGCGAAGAGGCCGAAGCCGAGCTGCAGCGTTCGGTCGAGCGGTTCAAGAGCTCCGATCACTGA
- a CDS encoding serine hydrolase domain-containing protein, with protein sequence MDDLVHGECDARFSSIRDALADELASGEETGAAIAIDIDGRTVVDMWGGYADAARTRTWDADTIVNVFSSTKTVTALAGLMLIDRGLITADTPVAEYWPEFAANGKQDIEFRHLLTHSSGLSGWDQPFTIEESYDWDRSTSALAAQAPWWEPGTASGYHALTHGHLIGEVLRRITGRTLKQFVREEISDPLGADFQIGARLEDHHRTADIIAAGEPLDIPLDQISEIALKTFVGTPSPEIANTAAWRAADIGAGNGHGNARSLARILSVISLGGTVDGVTLLKPETVESIFEQQLDGPDLVLLGHPLRWGLGFGLPQTETVPYVPEGKICFWGGWGGSWETMNPDHRATFAYVMNRMGPGVEGSARTARYLNLFYEALA encoded by the coding sequence ATGGATGACCTCGTACACGGCGAATGCGATGCCCGCTTCTCTTCGATCCGCGATGCGTTGGCAGACGAACTTGCCAGCGGAGAGGAAACCGGAGCGGCCATTGCGATCGACATCGACGGCCGGACCGTCGTCGACATGTGGGGCGGGTACGCCGACGCTGCGCGCACCCGCACCTGGGATGCCGACACCATCGTCAACGTCTTCTCATCCACCAAGACGGTGACGGCGCTGGCCGGGCTCATGCTGATCGATCGCGGCCTGATCACCGCCGACACCCCGGTGGCCGAGTATTGGCCCGAGTTCGCCGCAAACGGCAAGCAGGACATCGAGTTCCGTCACCTGTTGACCCACAGCTCAGGACTGTCCGGATGGGACCAGCCGTTCACCATCGAAGAAAGCTACGACTGGGACAGGTCCACGTCCGCGCTGGCCGCACAGGCGCCGTGGTGGGAGCCGGGCACCGCATCGGGATACCACGCCCTGACCCACGGGCACCTGATCGGCGAGGTGCTGCGACGCATCACCGGTAGGACACTCAAACAGTTTGTCCGCGAAGAGATCTCGGATCCTCTGGGCGCCGACTTTCAGATCGGTGCGCGCCTCGAAGACCACCACCGCACTGCTGACATCATCGCCGCCGGGGAGCCCCTCGACATTCCACTCGACCAGATCTCCGAGATCGCGCTCAAGACATTCGTGGGGACGCCGTCACCGGAGATCGCGAACACCGCGGCCTGGCGTGCTGCCGATATCGGTGCGGGCAACGGACACGGCAATGCCCGGTCGCTGGCCCGGATTCTGTCGGTGATCTCGTTGGGCGGCACGGTGGACGGCGTCACCCTGCTCAAGCCCGAAACGGTCGAGTCGATCTTCGAACAGCAGCTCGACGGCCCCGATCTGGTGCTGCTCGGCCACCCGCTGCGCTGGGGCCTCGGCTTCGGTCTGCCGCAGACCGAGACCGTGCCCTACGTCCCAGAGGGCAAGATCTGCTTCTGGGGTGGCTGGGGAGGTTCATGGGAGACCATGAACCCCGATCACCGCGCCACGTTCGCCTATGTGATGAACAGGATGGGGCCGGGCGTCGAAGGATCCGCGCGCACCGCCCGCTATCTCAACCTGTTCTACGAGGCTCTGGCCTGA
- a CDS encoding 2-oxo-4-hydroxy-4-carboxy-5-ureidoimidazoline decarboxylase, whose translation MHQGMGLEAYNASPTRRAVHAVYECCYSVVLATDLAGGRPFADHDSLFRQADALLFSLGEDSIDRVLQAYLRIGRRPRSPKSVCEQCAVWDDDPAVMTELNSEAGHYAEHFGFGFVMFVEDGAAPAATSGACCADRTLARIVDRLHNDQETERKVVRNELARINRARLERMLGPEGGYYNW comes from the coding sequence ATGCATCAGGGCATGGGGCTTGAGGCGTACAACGCATCGCCGACGCGACGTGCGGTACACGCCGTGTACGAGTGCTGCTACAGCGTGGTGCTCGCGACCGATCTGGCCGGCGGACGTCCGTTCGCTGACCATGACTCGCTGTTCCGGCAGGCCGACGCCCTGCTGTTCAGCCTCGGTGAGGATTCCATCGACCGGGTACTGCAGGCCTATCTGCGGATCGGGCGGCGCCCCCGCAGCCCGAAGTCGGTGTGCGAACAGTGCGCGGTCTGGGATGACGACCCCGCGGTGATGACAGAACTCAACTCCGAGGCCGGCCACTACGCGGAGCATTTCGGGTTCGGCTTCGTGATGTTCGTCGAGGACGGAGCGGCCCCGGCCGCGACATCGGGCGCCTGCTGCGCAGACCGCACCCTGGCCCGGATCGTCGACCGGTTGCACAACGACCAGGAGACCGAACGCAAGGTCGTCCGCAACGAGCTGGCCCGAATCAACCGAGCCCGGCTGGAACGCATGCTCGGTCCCGAGGGCGGCTACTACAACTGGTAG
- a CDS encoding TerC family protein produces MQVTQLEWIITLAVTIAVLLFDVVVIGRRPHEPSTRETATYLSIYIGMAVAFGVWVWSFHGSQFGLEFFAGWLTEYSLSVDNLFIFLIIMASFKVPRIYQQQALLVGIILALIFRGIFIALGAVAINEFSWVFYIFGAFLVYTAINLVRNTNHDDDGDNGVVRFARKHLRTTDKWDGLKLWVHENGKRLMTPMFLVIVALGTTDLLFALDSIPAIYGLTQEPYLVFTANVFALMGLRQLYFLLGDLLKRLVYLSQGLAFILAFIGVKLVLHALHENELPFINGGEPVHVPEIPTLASLGVIIVTLVITTIASLYKTRVRDAR; encoded by the coding sequence ATGCAGGTAACCCAGCTGGAATGGATCATCACCCTGGCGGTGACGATCGCCGTTCTGCTGTTCGACGTCGTCGTGATCGGGCGACGCCCCCACGAACCCAGCACGCGGGAGACCGCGACCTACCTGTCGATCTACATCGGCATGGCGGTGGCATTCGGTGTGTGGGTGTGGTCCTTCCACGGCAGCCAGTTCGGGCTGGAGTTCTTCGCCGGCTGGCTCACCGAATACAGCCTGTCGGTCGACAATCTGTTCATCTTCTTGATCATCATGGCCAGCTTCAAGGTCCCCAGGATCTATCAGCAGCAGGCCCTGCTGGTCGGCATCATCCTGGCGCTGATCTTCCGTGGAATCTTCATCGCGCTCGGCGCGGTGGCGATCAACGAGTTCTCGTGGGTGTTCTACATCTTCGGCGCGTTCCTGGTGTACACCGCGATCAACTTGGTCCGCAACACCAACCACGACGATGACGGTGACAACGGTGTGGTGCGGTTCGCCCGCAAGCACCTGCGGACCACCGACAAGTGGGACGGCTTGAAGCTGTGGGTGCACGAGAACGGCAAGCGGCTGATGACGCCGATGTTCCTGGTGATCGTGGCCCTGGGCACCACCGACCTGCTGTTCGCCCTGGACTCGATTCCGGCCATCTACGGGCTGACCCAGGAGCCGTACCTGGTGTTCACCGCCAACGTGTTCGCCCTGATGGGTCTGCGCCAGCTGTACTTCCTGCTCGGCGACCTGCTCAAGCGGCTCGTCTACCTGTCGCAGGGCCTGGCGTTCATCCTGGCCTTCATCGGCGTCAAGCTGGTGCTGCACGCGCTGCACGAGAACGAGTTGCCGTTCATCAACGGCGGCGAGCCCGTGCACGTGCCGGAGATCCCGACCCTGGCCAGCCTCGGCGTGATCATCGTGACGCTGGTCATCACCACGATCGCGAGCCTGTACAAGACCCGGGTGCGGGACGCCCGGTAG
- the tilS gene encoding tRNA lysidine(34) synthetase TilS: MDRPGAVAALRHVLTTAGIDGAHWCVALSGGPDSLALTAVAATLRPTTALIVDHRLQSGSDQVAETARRQAVALGCVAAQVLSVDVGRAGGPEAAARQVRYQALERARDGAPVLLGHTLDDQAETVLLGLGRGSGARSIAGMRLHDPPWHRPLLGVRRQLTHAACEELGLTPWQDPHNAEERFTRVRLRHEVLPLLEDVLGGGVAEALARTATALREDTATLDALAGEALAAARTEAGGLDTARLAPLPDALRRRVIRAWLLDGGACDLTDIQIRGVDRLVTAWRGQGGVAVGSGLRKQRLFAARRSGVLAMHTEPV; encoded by the coding sequence ATGGATCGACCGGGTGCTGTAGCCGCGCTGCGGCACGTGTTGACCACCGCCGGGATCGACGGTGCGCACTGGTGCGTGGCGCTGTCCGGCGGTCCGGATTCACTGGCGCTGACCGCGGTGGCGGCAACCCTGCGACCCACCACCGCACTGATCGTCGACCATCGGCTGCAATCGGGGTCGGATCAGGTGGCCGAGACCGCCCGTCGGCAGGCTGTTGCTCTCGGGTGTGTTGCCGCGCAGGTTCTTTCGGTCGACGTCGGCCGCGCCGGCGGACCGGAGGCCGCCGCCCGTCAGGTCCGCTATCAGGCACTGGAGCGGGCCCGCGACGGCGCGCCGGTACTGCTCGGCCACACCCTCGACGATCAGGCCGAGACGGTGCTGCTGGGGCTGGGCCGTGGATCGGGTGCCCGTTCGATCGCCGGGATGCGCCTGCACGACCCACCGTGGCACCGGCCGCTGCTGGGGGTGCGGCGGCAACTCACCCACGCGGCCTGCGAGGAACTCGGGCTGACCCCGTGGCAGGACCCGCACAACGCCGAGGAGCGGTTCACCCGGGTCAGGTTGCGGCACGAGGTGCTGCCGCTGTTGGAGGACGTGCTCGGCGGCGGGGTGGCCGAGGCCCTGGCCCGCACCGCCACCGCGCTGCGCGAGGACACCGCGACGCTCGACGCCCTGGCCGGGGAGGCCCTGGCGGCGGCGCGCACCGAGGCCGGCGGTCTGGACACGGCGCGGTTGGCACCGTTGCCCGATGCGCTGCGCCGCCGGGTGATCCGGGCCTGGTTGCTGGACGGCGGCGCGTGTGATCTGACCGACATCCAGATTCGCGGGGTGGACCGGCTCGTGACGGCCTGGCGCGGGCAGGGCGGCGTGGCCGTCGGGTCCGGGCTGCGCAAACAGCGGTTGTTCGCGGCGCGGCGCTCGGGCGTGCTGGCAATGCACACCGAACCCGTCTAG
- a CDS encoding Pls/PosA family non-ribosomal peptide synthetase, with amino-acid sequence MTAPASAHEIPPQYVLSALAPEPRTLVDILHDTARRFPDAPALDDGSVQLTYSELIADVADSVSWLAARGIGRGDKLGIRMPSGSYALYVAILSVLACGAAYVPVDADDPDERAELVFGEANVVGVITEAGLVRGPGSSRGWRAAEPLGRDDAWIIFTSGSTGTPKGVAVTHRSAAAFVDAEARMFLPDNPIGPGDRVLAGLSVAFDASCEEMWLAWRHGACLVPAPRSLVRSGMDLGPWLVSRDITVVSTVPTLAALWPAEALEAVRLLIFGGEACPPELAARLAVDGREVWNTYGPTEATVVACAAQLDGQGPVSIGLPLAGWDLAVVDKEGLPVAIGDVGELVIGGVGLARYLDPEKDAEKYAPMPTLGWSRAYRSGDLVRLEADGLYFQGRADDQVKVGGRRIELGEVDTALVNLPGVSGGAAAVRKTASGTPLLVGYIASTDPDFDVSAARAALSESLPAALVPRLVLLDELPTRTSGKVDRDALPWPPPAGADQDAPQLDGTMGWLAGLWCDVLGTPVEGPESDFIALGGGSLSAAQLVAALRKRYPLVTVADLYDHPRLGSLAGYLDELKPPPKIQTREVTPTPVLTQAAQVALSLPLAGLTGMQWVVWLALLNNLAAVSGIVSWAHPLSWWWVLAGFLLFVTPLGRMGIAVLFARMLLSGLEPGTYRRGGAVHLRVWIAERLADASGAENLAGAPWMVYYARALGNSIGKGVDMHSAPPVTGMLKIGHRASVEPEVDLTGHWIDGDLFHVGPVAIGNDATIGARTTLLPGATIGKNADVAPGSAVIGKVKNGQFWKGSPAVKSGKARHPWPDHRPRRAPLWVGVYGVSSLLLAGLPLLALAAGLAVIAWGVHGTASPADALLPALAWTPAAALVALLTYAALTVIGVRLLSVRLSEGYHPVRSRVGWQLWTTERLMDAARNYLFPIYASLLTPWWLRLLGAKVGRDTEISTALFTPKFTEVQDGAFLADDTMVASYELGGGWIHVAKATIGKRAFLGNSGITQPGRKVPDDGLVAVLSATPHKAKAGSSWLGSPPVRLRRNATAADALRTFHPTVRLKIMRSAVETCRLIPVVITFAIGIAVLGAMQAVTIRFGFLWTALSGGLVLLVAGLVAGTIAVIAKWLVVGRIRAVEHPLWSSFVWRNEVSDTFVETVAAPWFARAASGTPVMNLWLRGLGASIGRGVWCETYWLPEADLVALDTASTVNRGCVVQTHLFHDRIMRLDSVVLEEGSTLGPHCVALPAARLGAGATVGPGSLVMRGDEVPPSTRWQGNPIAPWNMFGKKRAADKTSDKNAKKTEDPAA; translated from the coding sequence GTGACAGCTCCCGCCAGTGCGCACGAGATTCCACCGCAGTACGTTCTGTCCGCACTGGCCCCCGAGCCGCGCACGCTCGTCGACATCCTGCACGACACGGCCCGGCGTTTTCCCGACGCACCTGCCCTCGACGACGGCTCCGTACAGCTCACCTACTCGGAGCTGATCGCCGACGTCGCCGACAGCGTGTCCTGGCTGGCTGCGCGCGGTATCGGCCGCGGCGACAAGCTGGGAATCCGGATGCCCTCGGGCAGCTATGCGCTGTACGTGGCGATCCTGTCGGTGCTGGCCTGCGGTGCCGCCTACGTCCCGGTGGACGCCGACGACCCCGACGAACGGGCCGAGCTGGTGTTCGGCGAGGCCAACGTGGTCGGGGTGATCACCGAGGCCGGCCTGGTCCGCGGACCGGGTTCGTCACGGGGATGGCGGGCGGCCGAGCCGCTGGGCCGAGACGACGCCTGGATCATCTTCACCTCGGGGTCGACCGGTACCCCGAAAGGAGTGGCCGTCACCCATCGCAGCGCCGCCGCTTTCGTCGACGCCGAGGCACGAATGTTTTTGCCGGACAACCCGATCGGCCCCGGTGACCGGGTACTGGCCGGGCTGTCGGTTGCCTTCGACGCCTCGTGCGAGGAGATGTGGCTGGCCTGGCGGCACGGCGCCTGCCTGGTGCCCGCCCCACGCTCGTTGGTGCGCAGCGGCATGGATCTGGGCCCGTGGTTGGTGAGCCGCGACATCACCGTGGTGTCCACGGTGCCCACGCTGGCGGCGCTGTGGCCGGCCGAGGCGCTGGAAGCGGTCCGCTTGCTGATCTTCGGGGGCGAGGCCTGCCCGCCCGAGCTGGCGGCCCGGCTCGCGGTCGACGGTCGCGAGGTGTGGAACACCTACGGCCCCACCGAAGCGACCGTGGTGGCCTGCGCCGCCCAGTTGGACGGTCAGGGGCCGGTCAGCATCGGCCTGCCGCTGGCCGGTTGGGACCTGGCGGTGGTGGACAAAGAAGGCTTGCCGGTGGCGATCGGCGACGTCGGCGAGCTCGTGATCGGCGGCGTCGGGCTGGCCCGCTACCTCGACCCCGAGAAAGACGCCGAGAAGTACGCCCCGATGCCGACCCTGGGCTGGAGCCGGGCCTACCGCAGTGGCGATCTGGTGCGACTGGAGGCCGACGGCCTGTACTTTCAGGGCCGCGCCGACGATCAGGTGAAGGTCGGTGGGCGACGCATCGAGCTGGGTGAGGTCGACACCGCACTGGTGAATCTGCCCGGGGTGAGCGGCGGTGCGGCGGCGGTCCGCAAGACCGCCAGTGGCACCCCGCTGCTGGTCGGCTACATCGCCAGTACCGATCCGGACTTCGACGTCAGTGCCGCCCGGGCTGCGCTGTCCGAGTCCCTGCCCGCCGCGCTGGTACCCCGGCTGGTGCTGCTCGACGAACTCCCGACCCGCACATCGGGCAAGGTGGACCGCGACGCACTGCCGTGGCCGCCACCCGCGGGTGCCGATCAGGACGCCCCGCAACTGGACGGCACCATGGGCTGGCTGGCCGGGCTGTGGTGCGACGTGCTGGGCACGCCCGTCGAGGGTCCGGAGTCCGACTTCATCGCGCTGGGCGGCGGTTCGCTGTCCGCCGCACAGTTGGTGGCCGCGCTACGCAAGCGCTACCCGCTGGTGACCGTCGCCGACCTCTACGACCATCCCCGGCTCGGCTCACTGGCCGGCTACCTCGACGAACTCAAGCCGCCGCCGAAGATCCAGACTCGCGAGGTCACACCGACACCGGTGCTCACCCAGGCCGCCCAGGTCGCGTTGTCGCTGCCGTTGGCCGGCCTCACCGGCATGCAATGGGTGGTCTGGCTGGCACTGCTGAACAACCTGGCCGCAGTTTCCGGGATCGTGTCCTGGGCGCACCCGCTCAGCTGGTGGTGGGTGCTGGCCGGCTTCCTGCTGTTCGTCACGCCGCTGGGCCGGATGGGCATCGCGGTGCTCTTCGCCCGGATGCTGCTGAGCGGGCTCGAGCCCGGCACCTATCGCCGCGGCGGCGCCGTCCACCTCCGGGTCTGGATCGCCGAGCGGCTGGCCGATGCCAGTGGCGCGGAGAACCTGGCCGGTGCACCGTGGATGGTCTACTACGCCCGCGCCCTGGGCAACAGCATCGGCAAGGGCGTCGACATGCACTCGGCGCCGCCGGTGACCGGCATGCTCAAGATCGGCCACCGTGCCTCCGTCGAGCCGGAGGTGGATCTCACCGGGCATTGGATCGACGGCGACCTGTTCCACGTCGGGCCGGTGGCGATCGGCAACGACGCCACGATCGGCGCGCGCACCACGCTGCTCCCCGGGGCGACCATCGGCAAGAATGCCGATGTAGCGCCCGGCTCAGCAGTGATCGGCAAGGTCAAGAACGGTCAGTTCTGGAAGGGCTCGCCTGCCGTGAAATCCGGCAAGGCCCGCCACCCGTGGCCCGATCACCGGCCGCGGCGCGCCCCGCTGTGGGTCGGGGTGTACGGGGTGTCCTCGCTGCTGCTCGCCGGCCTGCCGCTGCTGGCGCTGGCCGCCGGTCTCGCCGTGATCGCCTGGGGCGTGCACGGCACCGCCTCACCCGCCGATGCCCTACTACCCGCCCTGGCGTGGACGCCGGCCGCGGCGTTGGTGGCGCTGCTGACCTACGCCGCACTGACCGTGATCGGGGTGCGTCTGCTCTCGGTGCGCCTGTCGGAGGGCTACCACCCGGTGCGCAGCCGGGTGGGCTGGCAGCTGTGGACCACCGAACGCCTGATGGACGCGGCCCGCAACTACCTCTTCCCGATCTACGCCAGCCTGCTCACGCCGTGGTGGCTGCGCCTGCTCGGCGCGAAAGTCGGCCGGGACACCGAGATCTCGACGGCCCTGTTCACCCCGAAGTTCACCGAGGTGCAGGACGGCGCGTTCCTGGCCGACGACACCATGGTGGCCTCCTACGAACTGGGCGGCGGCTGGATCCATGTCGCCAAGGCCACCATCGGCAAGCGCGCCTTCCTCGGCAACTCGGGCATCACGCAGCCGGGCCGCAAGGTGCCCGACGACGGCCTGGTGGCCGTGCTGTCGGCCACGCCGCACAAGGCCAAGGCCGGCTCGTCCTGGCTGGGCAGCCCACCGGTCCGCTTGCGCCGCAACGCCACCGCCGCCGATGCGCTACGCACGTTCCATCCGACGGTCCGGCTCAAGATCATGCGCTCGGCGGTGGAGACCTGCCGGTTGATCCCGGTGGTCATCACCTTCGCGATCGGCATCGCGGTGCTCGGTGCGATGCAGGCGGTGACGATCCGGTTCGGTTTCCTGTGGACGGCGCTGTCCGGGGGCCTCGTGCTGCTGGTCGCCGGTCTGGTGGCCGGGACGATCGCGGTGATCGCAAAATGGTTGGTGGTCGGGCGGATTCGCGCGGTCGAACATCCACTGTGGTCGTCTTTCGTGTGGCGCAACGAGGTGTCGGACACCTTCGTCGAAACCGTCGCCGCACCCTGGTTCGCCCGGGCCGCCAGCGGCACCCCGGTGATGAACCTGTGGCTGCGCGGGCTGGGCGCCTCGATCGGACGCGGCGTGTGGTGCGAAACCTACTGGCTGCCCGAAGCCGATCTGGTGGCGCTGGACACCGCGTCCACCGTCAACCGAGGCTGTGTGGTGCAGACCCACCTTTTCCACGACCGCATCATGCGGTTGGACAGCGTTGTGCTCGAAGAAGGTTCGACGCTGGGGCCGCACTGCGTGGCACTGCCCGCGGCCCGGTTGGGTGCCGGCGCCACGGTCGGGCCGGGGTCACTGGTGATGCGCGGCGACGAGGTCCCCCCGTCCACCCGCTGGCAGGGCAACCCGATCGCCCCGTGGAACATGTTCGGCAAGAAGCGTGCCGCCGACAAGACCTCCGACAAGAATGCCAAGAAGACAGAAGACCCTGCCGCGTGA
- a CDS encoding zinc-dependent metalloprotease: MTAGRAVDWDFAATVGAKLARSAPPSTDYTRNQVIEQLSESSKSAELPVREVTGLIEGAEVPEARVVDRPEWIRAATRSMRVMTTGVQSGDESDSQKPGFITGRVTGAQTGAVLAFISTGILGQYDPFGPDGGELLLVYPNVIAVERQLRVAPADFRLWVCLHEVTHRVQFRANPWLADHMSQALAVLTQDAGEDVTEVVGRLAAFVRNQRSGQPPDPNSAGVLGVMRAVQAEPQRRALDQLLVLGTLLEGHADHVMDAVGPAVVPTVSTIRRRFDQRRQRKQPPLQRVVRALLGFDAKISQYTRGKAFVDHVVATAGMARFNTVWSSPDTLPLPEEIDEPQRWIDRVL, from the coding sequence ATGACCGCGGGCCGCGCGGTCGACTGGGATTTCGCCGCGACAGTCGGGGCGAAGTTGGCCCGGTCGGCCCCGCCGTCCACGGATTACACCCGCAACCAGGTGATCGAACAGCTCTCGGAGAGTTCGAAGTCCGCCGAGCTGCCGGTGCGTGAGGTCACGGGACTGATCGAGGGTGCCGAAGTGCCCGAGGCTCGCGTGGTGGATCGTCCCGAATGGATCCGTGCGGCCACCCGTTCCATGCGGGTGATGACCACCGGGGTCCAATCCGGTGACGAAAGTGACTCGCAAAAGCCAGGATTCATCACCGGACGGGTGACCGGGGCGCAGACCGGCGCGGTGCTGGCATTCATCTCCACGGGCATCCTCGGCCAGTACGACCCGTTCGGCCCCGACGGTGGTGAGCTGCTGCTGGTGTACCCCAACGTCATCGCAGTGGAACGGCAGTTGCGCGTTGCCCCAGCTGATTTCCGGCTGTGGGTGTGCCTGCACGAGGTCACCCACCGGGTGCAGTTCCGGGCCAATCCCTGGCTGGCCGACCACATGTCACAGGCCCTGGCGGTGCTGACCCAAGATGCCGGCGAGGACGTCACCGAGGTGGTGGGACGACTCGCGGCGTTTGTCCGGAATCAGCGCAGCGGTCAACCGCCGGACCCCAATTCGGCCGGTGTGCTCGGCGTGATGCGGGCCGTGCAGGCCGAACCGCAGCGCCGCGCGCTCGATCAGCTGTTGGTGCTGGGCACCCTGCTGGAGGGTCACGCCGATCACGTGATGGATGCCGTCGGCCCGGCGGTGGTGCCCACGGTGTCGACGATCCGGCGTCGCTTCGACCAACGCAGGCAGCGCAAGCAGCCGCCGCTGCAGCGCGTGGTGCGCGCCCTGCTGGGCTTCGACGCCAAGATCAGCCAGTACACCCGGGGTAAGGCGTTCGTCGACCACGTGGTCGCGACCGCCGGGATGGCCCGGTTCAACACCGTCTGGTCGAGCCCCGACACCCTGCCATTGCCCGAAGAGATCGACGAACCCCAACGATGGATCGACCGGGTGCTGTAG
- the dacB gene encoding D-alanyl-D-alanine carboxypeptidase/D-alanyl-D-alanine endopeptidase: MRPTRWRQSTHVAVGVVVLVLVAGVVALAAVLTGQRSSDAAAVAPAPAPATASPAIVPVDMSAPTPTVSGLAAALAPALANPDLGQVTGRITDAETGAELWEQNSGVPMQPASVNKVLTTAAALLTLDRNARLATTVLAVDSQPGLVVLKGGGDTTLSAAPDDIDTWYKGAARISDLAEQVRGSGIAVTAVRVDTSEYSGPTMAPGWDPADIEGGDIAPMESVMLDGGRIQPTTVESRRSTTPALDAGRALATALRVDPATVTVLPSEVAGGRQIAAVQSAPLIERLRQMMNESDNVMAESIAREVAWQLHRPQSFEGSVDAVLSQLDGVGIDTSAARLVDASGLSTEDRLTARILDEVVNLAAGNTEPAMRPLVDLLPIAGGSGTLSNRYLDTDAGRDAAGWLRAKTGSLTGTNALAGIVTDANGRVLTFALISNDAGPTGRTAIDELAAVLRSCGCGT, translated from the coding sequence ATGCGGCCCACTCGGTGGCGGCAGTCCACCCATGTGGCGGTTGGCGTCGTGGTCCTGGTGCTGGTCGCCGGCGTCGTCGCGCTTGCTGCCGTGCTCACCGGGCAGCGGTCCAGCGATGCCGCGGCGGTCGCGCCTGCGCCTGCGCCTGCGACCGCGAGCCCGGCGATCGTCCCGGTGGACATGTCGGCGCCGACTCCGACCGTGAGCGGCCTGGCCGCTGCGCTCGCACCGGCGCTGGCGAATCCCGATCTCGGTCAGGTGACCGGCCGGATCACCGACGCCGAGACCGGCGCCGAACTGTGGGAACAGAATTCCGGGGTGCCGATGCAGCCGGCCTCGGTCAACAAGGTGCTGACGACGGCCGCCGCGCTGCTCACGTTGGACCGCAACGCCCGGCTGGCCACCACGGTCCTGGCCGTCGACTCGCAGCCCGGTCTGGTGGTGCTCAAGGGCGGCGGGGACACCACGCTCTCGGCGGCGCCCGACGACATCGACACCTGGTACAAGGGTGCGGCCCGGATCAGTGACCTGGCCGAGCAGGTGCGCGGCAGCGGTATCGCGGTCACCGCGGTGCGGGTGGACACCAGCGAGTACAGCGGCCCGACGATGGCGCCGGGCTGGGATCCCGCCGATATCGAGGGCGGTGACATCGCACCGATGGAATCGGTGATGCTCGACGGCGGACGGATCCAGCCGACGACGGTGGAATCCAGACGGTCGACGACGCCGGCGCTCGATGCCGGCCGGGCCCTGGCCACCGCCCTGCGGGTGGACCCCGCGACGGTGACGGTGCTGCCGTCGGAGGTTGCGGGCGGCAGGCAGATCGCTGCGGTGCAGTCCGCCCCCCTGATCGAGCGACTCCGTCAGATGATGAACGAATCCGACAACGTGATGGCCGAGTCGATCGCCCGCGAGGTGGCGTGGCAACTGCACCGGCCGCAGAGCTTCGAGGGCAGCGTCGACGCGGTGCTGAGCCAACTCGACGGGGTCGGCATCGACACGTCGGCGGCCAGGCTGGTCGATGCCAGCGGCCTGTCGACCGAGGACCGGCTGACCGCCCGGATCCTCGACGAGGTGGTCAACCTCGCGGCAGGCAACACCGAACCGGCCATGCGGCCGCTGGTGGATCTGCTGCCCATCGCCGGTGGCAGCGGCACGCTGTCCAACCGCTACCTCGACACCGACGCCGGGCGCGACGCCGCGGGCTGGCTGCGGGCCAAGACCGGGTCGCTGACCGGGACCAACGCGCTGGCCGGCATCGTGACCGACGCCAACGGCCGGGTGCTGACGTTCGCGCTGATCTCGAATGACGCCGGCCCGACCGGACGTACCGCGATCGATGAGCTGGCCGCGGTGCTGCGGTCGTGCGGGTGCGGCACGTGA